The Plasmodium knowlesi strain H genome assembly, chromosome: 5 genome has a window encoding:
- a CDS encoding SICAvar, type I: MGKLRGAKGMFGILMAQWLQGKKDSKQKKGVSKEAELGEIMVNVVREIITDMNSTVNESTAEGMCANAGISESTEKEVCTFIVKNLLDIKGIRGHKCTEGKIEDKMKEFVHCTILNLWSTLYLSNHCNNKNAVNGAYNIMNSRNKRYRGTSVCGRCELGFLEPMKVLKGTASVLGVIYQMMVKDKEVMRLIKGGGSQAQGGCDEHKKILKGLGLPESIPPPLLPPRAPAPPSRGLPTPSSTTTTTTTTTTPVTSSVQPPPTSTPTPLQQTVSTPVTTTTTAATAAQSDPCSPNYQPSQEIKASDKKGDDLRLAWKQYLSSSSQNGQPGQAVTIPGDVESKVQEMFQELKSYMNWGNGKGSVPRACSTLSYPGEKGKEDHMKQICRVPVMIVNWMAGLDEQGKEKNGVTRKEEWEQYLRCIVGHSIILRILGNKCDAKKMLEIISDNMKKGGSQGTVPNVNSICSWVKVDDMEKMEQLIGPTVDAWLHGAKQPTGRGGIMGVGNIVEWMKCNDHQKQKEDGQEENCKSDRIIDLLGGGRLGALRKLVDPVARATSCIKDKHSNASNGNLCKYLDCMKHLWMKMDASTQKSKVSVHRNIHIYYHHLIQNNFWTKDVKALWTELSTAMNIDGGNGTKGNGCNQMDDGSATGSAGGTARTATDPEKKACNYLHAGLKTLYEGTSTTGNNGILSKKNPSLRQTMGCFLLHAYAKHMKDKAVCFIDAGIKQAFDSWYQKMSTCNVSGTEPCVPCQWKEEEYKICNITINSSATPAKTAKTKVEGIVNNNDPDTKSIITNINKMEKLCDGLQCIASHLNSSNGQHSNTTADNFWDGTNGEVHKLWQALSQAMKDSNGTGSGNGCNEMDDNGQNRTPTDPEKKACQHLTAGFEKLKQLSESTTSNGKILDKNASLKLAMGCFLLHFYAKKMKNDAKCEIEAGIKKAFEVGGKDLSNNVNCNGGKGQCVSCHWNDATIDDCEITTTGTTPKAKVTDKLTPVQNEMKTTLTTTMKDINKAESLCAKLQCAAPKWFNNNKAGNSGTVNKTWCEFWDKAVKTTLTELFNKIEENGKNNATKTDGPCRGFGDGNEHSVERKACNHITAGLKYISEVQGDAKGVTNNANAEADDKFFKQSMMCAALNLYADRIKKETATSCPIGEETVQRMFVAGNGSNTLSPTSCSGSGGNNNNCFICTREPDFSGCNLLVHKDLIGTSTLPNGQSCTDNATEVKTKMDELLNNEENQSNINTKMKETLTTITKMDNHFCTQLQCAIKQKLKIKNGQATSTGTTSSWSDINSAAENELTNLLKHMTNSDKQSKVTDFCKESNWDNGTKEGKTNKAACLLFASGLQHIYTHGNGRPNGQKKGQFNGPSFEQTMGCLFLKEYAKQLKGLAETKKKTEVHPQCSVNAGIKYAFSKSKDIMKASSKCSNNNSCFVCTEGGYDDCLIGTDNVKQKVEPLLKTKQTHMQQTLANTLCPILPMDLLTPFLPLAPVSIGLSVMAYYLWKYFGPLGKGGPRFRRSPTEIPGPSVQEQVLDHVQQDSSHEYRLVKERKPPSAPTRTKRSGRVNRRTIIEIHFEVLDECQKGDTQLNQKDFLELLVREFMGSEFMEEEQIPKEEVLMESVPMERVPSLGSGFMI, encoded by the exons atggggaagctGAGAGGAGCGAAGGGTATGTTTGGCATTCTAATGGCCCAGTGGCtacaggggaaaaaggacAGTAAGCAAAAGAAGGGTGTTTCAAAGGAG GCGGAATTAGGTGAGATAATGGTCAATGTGGTAAGAGAAATTATTACTGACATGAACAGTACGGTGAATGAGAGCACTGCTGAAGGAATGTGCGCAAACGCAGGAATTAGTGAGTCGACGGAGAAGGAAGTGTGCACATTCATTGTGAAGAATTTACTAGATATAAAGGGAATTAGAGGACATAAATGTACAGAGGGGAAAATTGAggataaaatgaaggaattTGTTCACTGCACAATATTGAACTTATGGTCCACACTTTACTTATCTAATCATTGTAATAATAAGAATGCTGTAAATGGCGCTTACAATATAATGAATAGCAGGAACAAAAGATACAGGGGAACTTCTGTTTGTGGGAGATGTGAATTGGGGTTTTTGGAGCCCATGAAAGTATTGAAAGGCACGGCGAGCGTATTAGGAGTTATTTATCAAATGATGGTGAAGGATAAGGAAGTTATGAGACtaataaaagggggaggaagtcAAGCTCAGGGGGGTTGTGacgaacataaaaaaattttaaagggtTTAGGTCTCCCTGAAAGCatccctcctcctcttcttcctcctcgtgCTCCTGCCCCTCCAAGCAGAGGACTACCAACACCATCATCaaccacaaccacaacaacaaccacaacaacaccTGTTACATCATCAGTTCAACCACCACCAACGTCAACACCAACACCACTACAACAAACAGTATCAACACCTgtcacaaccacaacaacagcAGCAACAGCAGCACAATCTGATCCATGCTCCCCCAACTACCAGCCATCTCAAGAAATAAAAGCAAGTGATAAGAAGGGAGACGACCTAAGACTAGCATGGAAACAATATTTGAGTTCCTCCTCACAGAATGGACAACCTGGCCAAGCCGTAACCATTCCG GGTGATGTGGAGTCGAAGGTGCAGGAAATGTTCCAGGAACTCAAGTCCTACATGAATTGGGGGAACGGCAAGGGGAGTGTCCCCCGTGCATGTTCGACTTTGAGTTACCCcggggaaaaggggaaagaagatcACATGAAGCAAATATGCCGAGTACCCGTGATGATtgtgaactggatggcaGGATTAGATGAgcaggggaaggagaaaaatggggTGACTCGGAAGGAGGAGTGGGAACAGTATTTAAGATGTATAGTGGGGCATAGTATTATATTAAGAATCCTGGGAAATAAATgtgatgcaaaaaaaatgctagaAATTATCTCAGATAATATGAAGAAAGGGGGAAGTCAAGGTACTGTGCCCAATGTGAATAGCATATGTTCCTGGGTTAAGGTTGAcgatatggaaaaaatggagcagCTTATTGGTCCCACAGTTGATGCTTGGTTACATGGTGCAAAGCAACCCACGGGTAGGGGCGGTATTATGGGGGTAGGTAATATAGTAGAGTGGATGAAATGTAATGATCATCAAAAACAGAAGGAAGATGGGCAAGAAGAGAATTGTAAAAGTGATAGAATTATAGACTTATTAGGAGGAGGGAGGTTAGGGGCATTACGGAAATTAGTCGATCCTGTAGCTCGTGCAACATCATGCATCAAAGACAAGCATAGCAACGCCAGCAACGGCAACTTATGTAAATATTTAGATTGCATGAAACACCTATGGATGAAGATGGATGCATCAACGCAAAAAAGCAAGGTAAGTGTGCACAGgaacatacacatatattacCATCACCTTATACAGAACAACTTTTGGACAAAGGATGTCAAGGCATTGTGGACAGAACTGTCCACAGCAATGAATATAGATGGGGGTAACGGTACTAAAGGAAATGGATGTAATCAAATGGATGATGGCAGTGCCACTGGCAGTGCCGGTGGCACTGCCAGAACTGCCACTGaccctgaaaagaaggcatgcaattatttgcatgccggtttAAAAACACTATACGAGGGTACTTCGACAACAGGAAACAATGGTATCCTGTCGAAGAAGAACCCATCGTtgagacaaacgatgggttgtttcttacttcacgcttatgcaaaacacatgaaagatAAAGCTGTTTGTTTTATTGATGCTGGGATAAAACAAGCATTTGATTCATGGTATCAGAAGATGTCCACTTGCAATGTCAGTGGCACGGAGCCTTGTGTTCCGTGCCAATGGAAAGAGGAGGAATATAAGATTTGCAACATTACCATAAATAGTAGTGCAACCCCAGCAAAAACTGCGAAGACCAAAGTGGAAGGAATTGTCAATAATAATGACCCCGACACTAAGTCCATCATAActaacataaataaaatggaaaaattatgtgATGGTTTACaatgtatagcatcccaCTTAAATTCATCAAACGGACAACACTCGAATACAACTGCA GACAACTTTTGGGATGGAACAAATGGCGAGGTTCATAAGTTGTGGCAAGCATTGTCACAAGCAATGAAGGACAGTAATGGAACAGGGAGTGGAAATGGATGTAATGAAATGGATGATAATGGCCAAAATAGAACACCCACCGACCccgaaaagaaggcatgccAACATCTTACAGCAGGTTTCGAAAAACTGAAGCAACTTTCAGAGTCCACAACATCTAACGGTAAAATTTTGGATAAGAACGCATCTTTGAAACTAGcaatgggttgtttcttacttcatttttatgcaaagaaaatgaaaaacgacGCGAAATGTGAAATAGAAGCTGGAATAAAGAAGGCTTTTGAGGTTGGTGGTAAAGATTTAAGTAATAATGTTAATTGCAATGGTGGCAAGGGACAATGTGTCTCTTGCCATTGGAATGATGCCACCATTGACGACTGCGAAATTACCACAACTGGCACCACCCCGAAAGCGAAAGTAACGGACAAATTAACACCAGTTCAAAACGAAATGAAAACCACCTTAACTACCACCATGAAGGACATAAACAAAGCCGAGTCTTTATGTGCCaaactccaatgtgccgcacccaaatggttcaacAACAACAAAGCAGGGAATAGTGGTACTGTTAAcaagacttgg tgtGAATTCTGGGATAAGGCTGTTAAGACAACACTGACAGAGTTGTTTAACAAGATCGAGGAGAATGGAAAGAACAATGCAACCAAAACTGATGGTCCATGCCGAGgctttggtgatggtaatgaacatagtgttgaaagaaaagcttgtaatcatatcacagcagggTTAAAATACATTTCTGAGGTTCAAGGTGACGCCAAGGGCGTCACCAATAATGCAAATGCAGAGGCTGATGAtaagttttttaaacaatctatgatgtgcgcagcacttaatctttatgctgatagaataaaaaaagaaacggcCACAAGTTGTCCCATTGGTGAGGAAACAGTACAAAGAATGTTTGTTGCAGGGAATGGAAGTAATACTTTGTCCCCGACTTCGTGTTCTGGTAGTGgtggtaataataataattgtttTATTTGCACAAGAGAACCAGATTTTAGTGGTTGCAACCTTCTCGTTCATAAAGACCTCATTGGAACATCAACACTGCCAAATGGACAAAGTTGTACTGATAACGCAACTGAAGTAAAGACTAAAATGGACGAACTCCTCAACAACGAAGAAAATCAATCCAACATTAAcaccaaaatgaaagaaacaTTAACTACTATCACTAAAATGGACAACcatttctgtactcaactccaatgcgcaATCAAACAAAAACTGAAGatcaaaaatggacaagCAACCTCAACCGGAACAACGTCATCTTGG AGTGACATAAACAGTGCCGCTGAAAATGAATTAACGAACCTCCTAAAGCATATGACGAATTCTGACAAGCAGTCGAAGGTTACCGACTTCTGCAAAGAAAGCAATTGGGATAATGGCACTAAAGAaggcaaaacaaataaagcagcttgtttgctttttgcttcaggactgcagcacatttatacCCATGGTAATGGCCGTCCCAACGGCCAAAAGAAGGGCCAGTTCaatggcccatcgtttgaacaaacgatgggttgtttatttcttaaagaatatgcaaaacaattaaaaggcTTGGCagaaacgaagaaaaaaactgagGTACATCCTCAATGTAGCGTAAATGCGGGCATAAAATACGCTTTTAGCAAAAGTAAAGACATTATGAAAGCATCATCTAAATGCAGCAataataattcttgttttgtgtgcacagaAGGAGGTTATGATGATTGCCTCATTGGCACTGACAATGTAAAGCAAAAAGTGGAACCACTGCTCAAAACGAAACAAACCCATATGCAGCAAACACTAGCGAATACActttgtcccatccttccTATGGATcttcttaccccttttcttcctttggctcctgtctctattggtctttctgttatggcttattacctttggaag tattttggtcctcttggtaaaggaggaccgcGTTTCCGAAGATCTCctactgaaattcctggtccatccgtacaagaacaagtccttgatcatgtgcagcaagatagttcacatgaatatcgtttggtaaaggaacgaaaacctccatctgctccaacaagaacgaaacgttctggtcgcgtgaatcgtcgaacgattattgaaattcattttgaagtgttggatgaatgtcaaaaaggggacacacaattgaaccagaaggattttctagaacttttggttcgagaattcatgggatcggaatttatggaagaagaacagattcctaaggaagaggttcttatggaaagtgttccaatggaacgtgttccaagtttaggttccgggtttatgatttaa
- a CDS encoding alpha-tubulin II, putative — protein sequence MREVISIHVGQAGIQIGNACWELFCLEHGIQPDGQMPSDQVVAGGDDAFNTFFSETGAGKHVPRCVFVDLEPTVVDEVRTGTYRQLFHPEQLISGKEDAANNFARGHYTIGKEIVDVCLDRVRKLADNCTGLQGFLMFNAVGGGTGSGLGCLLLERLAIDYGKKSKLNFCSWPSPQVSTAVVEPYNSVLSTHSLLEHTDVAIMLDNEAIYDICKKNLDIERPTYTNLNRLIAQVISSLTASLRFDGALNVDVTEFQTNLVPYPRIHFMLSSYAPIISAEKAYHEQLSVSEITNSAFEPASMMAKCDPRHGKYMACCLMYRGDVVPKDVNAAVATIKTKRSIQFVDWCPTGFKCGINYQPPTVVPGGDLAKVMRAVCMISNSTAIAEVFSRMDQKFDLMYAKRAFVHWYVGEGMEEGEFSEAREDLAALEKDYEEVGIETNEGEGEDEGYE from the exons ATGAGAGAAGTAATTAGCATTCACGTAGGTCAGGCTGGTATTCAAATTGGAAATGCCTGTTG GGAGCTATTCTGTTTGGAACATGGAATTCAGCCAGATGGTCAGATGCCCAGCGACCAGGTTGTGGCCGGGGGAGACGATGCCTTCAACACCTTCTTCTCTGAGACGGGCGCGGGAAAGCAC GTACCACGTTGCGTCTTCGTTGACCTAGAGCCAACCGTTGTAGATGAAGTGAGGACTGGAACCTATCGTCAGCTGTTTCACCCAGAGCAATTAATATCAGGAAAGGAGGATGCCGCAAACAATTTCGCAAGGGGTCACTACACCATAGGAAAGGAAATAGTAGATGTTTGCTTAGATCGAGTGAGAAAATTGGCAGACAACTGTACAGGTCTACAAGGCTTTCTTATGTTCAATGCTGTGGGTGGAGGAACAGGAAGTGGTCTGGGATGTCTTCTATTGGAAAGGCTAGCCATAGATTACGGAAAGAAATCGAAATTGAATTTCTGTTCTTGGCCATCACCTCAAGTATCAACAGCTGTGGTCGAACCATACAACTCCGTTCTATCGACCCACTCTCTTCTAGAACACACAGACGTAGCGATCATGTTAGACAATGAAGCTATATATGACATatgtaagaaaaatttgGACATTGAAAGGCCCACTTATACAAACTTAAACAGATTAATAGCGCAGGTTATTTCCTCGTTGACAGCTTCTCTACGTTTTGATGGTGCCCTAAATGTGGATGTTACCGAATTTCAAACGAACTTGGTGCCTTACCCACGTATCCACTTTATGTTGTCGTCCTACGCACCCATCATTAGTGCAGAGAAGGCATATCATGAGCAGTTGTCCGTGTCTGAAATTACGAACTCTGCATTCGAGCCTGCTTCTATGATGGCTAAATGTGATCCCCGTCATGGAAAGTACATGGCTTGTTGCTTAATGTATAGAGGAGATGTCGTACCCAAGGATGTGAATGCAGCTGTTGCTACAATCAAGACTAAGAGATCGATTCAGTTTGTTGACTGGTGCCCAACTGGATTCAAATGTGGTATTAATTACCAACCACCCACTGTTGTGCCCGGGGGAGACTTGGCAAAAGTGATGAGAGCTGTCTGCATGATAAGTAACTCCACCGCAATTGCTGAAGTATTTTCTAGAATGGACCAGAAATTTGACCTCATGTACGCTAAGAGAGCATTTGTCCACTGGTACGTTGGAGAAGGTATGGAGGAGGGAGAATTTAGTGAAGCCAGGGAGGATTTGGCTGCTTTGGAAAAGGATTACGAAGAGGTCGGTATCGAAACCAACGAGGGTGAAGGAGAAGACGAAGGATACGAATGA
- a CDS encoding 40S ribosomal protein S19, putative, with the protein MAEEFTDDIGVVNQRLLEPVPFVRTNNCIKDVDAELFIKAYASYLKLHNKITFPKWCNFVKTGKGRKLAPLNEDWYFVKASSILRKLYLSPDIGVGYLRRHYSYKQRRGVAPNHTSLASGKILRSILQQLENLGYVEQNPKKKGRRLTTKGENAINNFARYINKKVYKLDKE; encoded by the exons ATg GCGGAAGAATTCACAGATGATATAGGAGTAGTAAATCAGAGGCTTCTGGAGCCAGTGCCCTTTGTAAGGACGAATAATTGCATCAAGGATGTAGACGCCGAACTGTTTATTAAGGCATATGCAAGTTACTTAAAGCTGCACAACAAAATTACCTTTCCCAAATGGTGTAACTTCGTGAAAAccggaaaaggaagaaaattagcCCCCCTAAATGAGGACTGGTATTTTGTAAAGGCATCGAGCATCCTAAGGAAATTATACCTTAGTCCAGACATTGGAGTTGGGTACCTCAGAAGGCACTACAGTTACAAGCAAAGAAGAGGTGTTGCTCCCAATCACACCAGTTTAGCTAGCGGAAAGATCTTAAGGTCAATTTTACAACAACTAGAAAATCTCGGCTATGTAGAACAGAACCCcaagaagaagggaagaagactTACTACCAAGGGAGAAAATGCCATCAACAACTTTGCCAGGTACATCAACAAGAAGGTGTATAAATTGGATAAGGAGTAA